Proteins encoded within one genomic window of Citricoccus muralis:
- a CDS encoding helix-turn-helix transcriptional regulator produces MASESAFERKFSRDKQLLRDVGLPLQSSATPAGQTVYTIDQSQLFLPQIDFTADEERALAHVSGLWGNDSDQTSVSRALSRLQQYPGLLLAGRGAVEKLDVPDDAEPTEMEHSTGVHVRAQLARTDRLVSDLAEACRQRGWVSFDYRKVGAAAVEQRRVRAWSLVAAAAHWYLVGFDADRGQQRMFRLDRVEAPSVRARTQAPDLRTAQDSAPPPNFNPKALRKQLLGESAVQHSELLIRTEAASSLRVMGRTEPHSRNGWELLHATFTRRRSFLSAIAAAGTDVIVLDDDLRAELIDTLERVAALHRSATPSLELAPPPKSRNRASDAAVITRMIDIITVLNKHLEGLPRTELIARLNTTDSLLDHDLQILRFCGLPERYAPGEQFDVIEEGDHVALRQADELAAPLRLSTPEALAIVAGLRFVADYPGMSTETVRGARSARDKILELLPSSEVEVVHASAEVDPAHTTKVSLLLDAIRQRRVLDVDYYSMSRHELTHRELEPLRVVQMAERTYLQAWCRTASALRVFRLDRLGDVTVTDHVFDVRPAAADLPPIRLTPNTAGGAEATLWFSYRLRDHLDDFVPIAVAELPDGSVAGRTSLQHPQVAVSLVTEHPGETRVLAPASLVEHTLAHVDAALGHHQSWHTHH; encoded by the coding sequence TTGGCCTCGGAGTCCGCGTTTGAACGCAAATTCAGCCGGGACAAGCAACTACTACGGGATGTCGGGTTGCCGCTGCAGTCCAGCGCCACGCCGGCCGGACAAACGGTCTACACCATCGACCAGTCCCAACTGTTTCTCCCGCAGATTGACTTTACCGCTGACGAAGAACGAGCCCTGGCCCACGTGTCCGGGCTGTGGGGCAATGACAGCGATCAGACCTCCGTCTCTCGTGCGCTCAGTCGGTTGCAACAGTACCCAGGACTCCTGCTGGCGGGACGCGGCGCCGTGGAGAAACTGGATGTCCCCGATGATGCCGAGCCCACCGAGATGGAGCACTCCACCGGGGTACACGTGCGTGCACAGTTGGCCCGCACCGATCGGCTGGTCTCGGATCTGGCTGAGGCCTGTCGGCAACGCGGGTGGGTCAGTTTCGACTACCGGAAGGTCGGAGCCGCCGCCGTCGAGCAGCGCCGGGTGCGTGCCTGGAGTCTCGTCGCCGCAGCAGCACATTGGTACCTCGTCGGATTCGACGCCGACCGCGGTCAGCAACGAATGTTCCGTCTGGACCGCGTCGAGGCCCCCAGCGTGCGTGCCCGGACTCAGGCACCGGATCTCCGGACCGCACAGGATTCGGCGCCGCCGCCCAATTTCAATCCGAAAGCGCTGCGCAAACAGTTGCTTGGCGAGTCTGCCGTTCAGCATTCCGAGCTGCTCATCCGCACCGAGGCGGCTTCCTCCCTGCGCGTGATGGGCCGAACAGAACCGCACTCCCGGAATGGTTGGGAGCTCCTGCACGCCACCTTTACCCGCCGTCGCAGTTTTCTTTCCGCCATCGCCGCCGCCGGCACCGACGTGATCGTCCTCGATGACGACCTCCGAGCAGAACTGATCGACACCCTGGAACGCGTAGCGGCACTACATCGCTCCGCGACCCCGTCCCTGGAACTCGCCCCACCGCCCAAGAGCCGAAACCGGGCCTCTGATGCCGCGGTCATCACGCGGATGATCGACATCATCACCGTGCTGAACAAGCATTTAGAAGGGCTACCGCGCACCGAGCTCATCGCACGACTGAACACCACCGATTCACTGCTCGACCACGATCTTCAGATTCTGCGGTTCTGTGGCCTCCCGGAGCGTTACGCACCGGGAGAGCAGTTCGATGTGATCGAAGAAGGCGACCATGTGGCCCTGCGGCAAGCAGACGAACTAGCGGCCCCGCTGCGACTCAGCACACCGGAGGCACTGGCGATCGTGGCCGGCCTGCGATTCGTGGCCGACTACCCAGGCATGTCGACGGAGACCGTGCGGGGGGCCCGCTCGGCGCGAGACAAAATCCTCGAACTGCTCCCCAGCTCCGAGGTCGAGGTCGTCCACGCCTCCGCCGAGGTGGACCCCGCGCACACCACCAAAGTCTCGCTCTTGCTGGACGCGATCCGGCAACGACGCGTCCTCGACGTCGACTATTACTCCATGTCCCGGCATGAGCTCACCCACCGTGAACTGGAGCCGCTACGAGTAGTGCAGATGGCCGAGCGCACCTACCTTCAGGCCTGGTGTCGCACCGCGTCGGCCCTACGTGTGTTCCGACTGGACCGCCTCGGCGACGTCACCGTCACGGACCACGTCTTCGACGTCCGGCCCGCGGCCGCCGATCTGCCGCCCATCCGCCTGACGCCTAACACCGCTGGCGGGGCTGAGGCGACCCTGTGGTTCTCTTACCGGCTGCGCGATCATCTCGATGACTTTGTGCCCATCGCGGTCGCCGAGCTCCCGGATGGCTCCGTCGCCGGACGCACCAGCCTTCAGCACCCCCAAGTTGCGGTGTCGCTGGTCACCGAGCACCCGGGGGAGACCCGCGTGCTCGCCCCCGCTTCGCTGGTTGAGCATACCCTCGCCCATGTGGACGCGGCTCTGGGTCATCACCAAAGCTGGCATACACACCACTAG
- the arc gene encoding proteasome ATPase, with protein MTESFTSQDHPVAQQDSAQSELQRQFDATKRRLATLIEKNRQLRSEINTAARNNRRMVELLNTTRDEITTLKQALDLSAEPPFGYATVLEIHEKRDPVEGVEIAAAAQGGVDVIYNGRKLRTSLSPLVERSNVTSGTEVLLDESLNIIAVLEAGQTGDLVRVKEVLESGLLVVIGRADDERVVRRAHRLIDQPIRVGDAVTVDFRSGYALDLVPMTEVQDVVLEEVPDVTFEDIGGLTEQIEQIRDAVETPFLHPELYREHGLNPPKGILLYGPPGTGKTLIAKAVANSLARRSQSAHRSSFFLNIKGPELLNKYVGETERHLRTIFARAREKAADGHPVVVFFDEMESLFRTRGSGVSSDVETTIVPQLLAEIDGVERLDNVIVIGASNREDMIDPAILRPGRLDVKIRVNRPDAEGAREILSRYLTPDLPLHPDELAAHDGDRVETAASLREAIVNALFAKTWATRYAELTFVTGEVRTLHFGDLVSGAVLANIVDRAKTAAIKEHLAERAESGAASATKGIRSRHVLQAVSAEFREQEDLPNTSSPEEWARISGLGNKQVVKLRMLSQDLPASPHEATQAATR; from the coding sequence CGCGACCAAACGACGTCTGGCGACCCTGATCGAGAAAAACCGCCAGTTACGCTCGGAAATAAACACCGCGGCCCGCAACAACCGCCGCATGGTGGAGTTGCTCAACACGACCCGTGACGAGATCACCACGCTGAAACAGGCGCTGGATCTCTCCGCCGAGCCGCCCTTTGGCTACGCAACGGTGTTGGAAATCCACGAAAAGCGTGATCCGGTCGAGGGAGTGGAGATCGCTGCCGCCGCCCAGGGCGGGGTGGACGTCATCTACAACGGGCGGAAACTGCGCACCTCGCTGTCACCGCTGGTGGAACGCAGTAACGTCACCTCCGGAACCGAGGTGCTACTCGATGAGTCGCTGAACATCATCGCGGTGCTGGAAGCCGGGCAGACCGGTGACCTCGTCCGTGTGAAGGAAGTTCTGGAGTCGGGTCTGCTGGTGGTCATCGGCCGTGCCGACGATGAGCGCGTGGTTCGTCGTGCACACCGGCTCATTGATCAGCCCATCCGGGTCGGCGACGCCGTAACAGTTGATTTCCGTTCCGGCTATGCACTGGACCTGGTTCCCATGACCGAAGTCCAGGATGTCGTCCTAGAGGAAGTCCCCGACGTCACCTTCGAAGATATCGGCGGCCTGACCGAGCAGATTGAACAAATCCGCGACGCCGTGGAAACTCCCTTCCTTCACCCCGAGCTCTACCGTGAACACGGGTTGAATCCGCCCAAGGGCATTCTGCTCTACGGTCCGCCCGGAACCGGCAAGACACTGATCGCCAAAGCGGTGGCGAATTCCCTGGCGCGCCGTAGCCAGAGCGCTCATCGCAGCTCCTTCTTCCTCAACATCAAAGGTCCTGAGCTGCTGAACAAGTACGTCGGTGAAACGGAGCGCCACCTGCGTACGATTTTCGCCCGTGCCCGGGAAAAAGCCGCCGATGGCCACCCCGTGGTCGTGTTCTTCGACGAGATGGAATCCCTCTTCCGGACCCGTGGCTCCGGAGTGTCCTCCGATGTTGAGACGACCATCGTGCCCCAGCTGCTTGCCGAAATTGACGGCGTGGAGCGGCTCGATAACGTCATCGTCATCGGTGCCTCGAACCGTGAGGACATGATAGATCCGGCCATTCTGCGCCCCGGTCGACTCGACGTGAAGATTCGCGTGAACCGGCCGGACGCGGAAGGCGCTCGCGAGATCCTGTCTCGGTACCTCACCCCGGACCTTCCCCTGCACCCGGACGAACTGGCTGCCCACGACGGCGACCGCGTCGAGACCGCTGCCTCGCTGCGGGAGGCCATCGTCAATGCCCTCTTCGCCAAGACCTGGGCTACTCGTTACGCCGAGCTGACCTTCGTCACCGGAGAGGTACGCACCCTACATTTCGGTGACCTGGTATCCGGCGCAGTGCTGGCCAACATTGTGGACCGCGCGAAAACGGCGGCCATCAAGGAGCATCTGGCCGAACGCGCCGAATCCGGTGCGGCCAGCGCCACCAAGGGCATTCGGAGCCGGCACGTGCTCCAGGCAGTCTCCGCCGAATTCAGGGAGCAAGAAGATCTGCCCAATACCAGCAGCCCCGAAGAATGGGCACGGATTTCCGGACTGGGGAACAAGCAGGTGGTGAAGCTACGCATGCTTTCCCAGGATCTGCCAGCCTCACCGCATGAAGCCACCCAGGCAGCCACTCGATGA
- the prcA gene encoding proteasome subunit alpha encodes MNQSFYVSPQQLMKDRADFARQGISRGKPVVLASCAAGIVLVTENSSTSLRKLSEIYDRIGLGAVGRYNEFEALRQNGVRYADTRGYAYDRADVTARGLVSHYAGILGELFLTGAKPLEVEIAVAEVGASLDDDRLYRVSFDGTVTESTPVIVIGGGAEQLQQRLSSEWDSQRPLDDAITAIQSAWTDATGEMAWETAVLDRDRAAVGGRSFRRRTRHGRH; translated from the coding sequence ATGAACCAATCGTTCTATGTCTCGCCACAGCAGCTGATGAAGGACCGCGCGGATTTCGCCCGGCAGGGCATCTCCCGCGGTAAACCCGTTGTCCTGGCCTCCTGTGCTGCGGGCATCGTGCTGGTCACTGAGAACTCCTCGACTTCTTTGCGCAAGCTCTCCGAGATCTACGATCGCATCGGCCTGGGTGCTGTCGGGCGCTACAACGAGTTCGAAGCGCTGCGTCAAAACGGGGTGCGCTACGCGGATACCCGTGGTTATGCCTACGACCGTGCCGATGTCACCGCCCGGGGTCTTGTCAGCCACTACGCGGGGATCCTCGGCGAGCTATTTCTCACCGGCGCGAAACCCCTGGAAGTCGAAATCGCCGTGGCTGAGGTGGGTGCGAGTCTCGACGACGATCGACTCTACCGGGTCTCCTTCGACGGCACCGTTACCGAATCCACTCCGGTAATCGTCATCGGCGGAGGAGCGGAGCAGCTTCAGCAGCGGCTCTCCTCAGAGTGGGACTCTCAGCGACCTCTCGACGACGCCATCACCGCCATCCAGTCGGCCTGGACAGACGCTACCGGTGAGATGGCGTGGGAAACAGCCGTATTAGACCGTGACCGTGCCGCAGTCGGCGGTCGCAGCTTCCGACGGCGAACGCGCCACGGCCGTCACTGA
- the pafA gene encoding Pup--protein ligase, protein MDRRIMGVETEFGIHYSHPGTKPLTPEEVARYLFRPVVEWGRSSNVFIPNGSRLYLDVGSHPEYATAECSTLPELIATDKAGELIMNRLVAQAQEQMREDGFEGTIYLYKNNADSQGNSFGSHENYLLQRSTEFRRLSESLIPFLITRQLMCGSGAVIADSTRINPDSHPGIPETPHFAFSHRADYVQEGISSSTTRSRPIINTRDEPHADASQYRRLHVIVGDSNMSETTQMVRFGSTDLMLRMIEAGVPLKDFQLDHPVQAIRQVSHDLTGTATLRLRNGRRMSALHLQEHFLDHARTFIDRHGAHHEHVPAVLELWERALAAVRTQDFSDIDTEIDWAIKHRFYQQYAARHGLGWDAARLAQLDLSYHDIDPDRGLFNLLTRRGAAARWVTDADIEYAAENAPASTRAALRGHFIRTARERGLEYTVDWTHMKLNDKPICTVMVKDPFAVTSDQMEHLLECFPRCATPLE, encoded by the coding sequence ATGGATCGACGGATCATGGGGGTGGAGACCGAGTTTGGCATCCACTATTCCCACCCGGGCACCAAACCGCTGACCCCGGAGGAAGTAGCTCGGTATCTCTTCCGTCCCGTGGTCGAGTGGGGGCGCTCGTCCAACGTGTTCATCCCCAATGGCTCACGCCTCTATCTCGACGTCGGATCTCACCCGGAGTACGCCACCGCGGAGTGCTCCACGCTGCCCGAGCTGATCGCCACCGATAAAGCCGGCGAACTCATCATGAATCGGCTCGTCGCTCAGGCCCAGGAGCAGATGCGCGAAGACGGTTTCGAGGGCACCATCTACCTCTACAAGAACAACGCTGATTCCCAGGGCAACTCGTTTGGTTCCCACGAGAATTATCTGTTGCAGCGCTCCACGGAATTTCGGCGCCTCTCGGAATCGCTCATTCCGTTCTTGATTACCCGCCAGCTGATGTGCGGTTCCGGGGCAGTCATCGCCGACTCCACACGAATCAACCCCGATAGCCACCCCGGTATCCCGGAGACCCCACATTTCGCTTTCTCCCACCGGGCTGACTACGTGCAGGAGGGGATTTCGTCGTCGACCACGCGTAGCCGCCCCATCATCAACACCCGTGATGAACCGCACGCCGATGCCTCCCAGTACCGGCGCCTGCACGTGATCGTGGGCGACTCGAACATGTCGGAGACGACTCAGATGGTCCGCTTTGGCTCCACTGATCTCATGCTGCGCATGATCGAGGCCGGGGTACCGCTCAAAGACTTCCAGCTTGACCACCCGGTGCAGGCCATCCGTCAGGTCTCTCACGATCTCACCGGCACTGCGACCTTGAGGTTACGTAACGGTCGACGCATGTCGGCGCTGCACCTCCAAGAACATTTCCTGGACCACGCCCGTACCTTCATCGACCGGCACGGCGCCCATCATGAGCATGTGCCCGCCGTCCTCGAACTATGGGAACGCGCTCTGGCGGCGGTGCGCACCCAAGATTTTTCCGATATCGACACCGAAATCGATTGGGCGATCAAGCACCGGTTCTATCAGCAGTACGCCGCCCGCCACGGGCTGGGCTGGGATGCGGCACGGCTGGCGCAGCTGGACTTGTCCTACCACGATATTGATCCCGACCGCGGACTGTTCAACCTCTTAACCCGCCGCGGTGCCGCCGCGCGTTGGGTCACCGACGCCGATATTGAATATGCCGCCGAGAACGCTCCGGCGAGCACGCGAGCTGCGCTCCGCGGCCACTTCATCCGCACGGCACGCGAGCGCGGTCTGGAATACACCGTGGACTGGACACACATGAAGCTCAATGACAAGCCGATCTGCACGGTGATGGTGAAGGATCCCTTCGCGGTGACCTCCGATCAGATGGAACACCTCTTGGAATGCTTTCCCCGCTGCGCGACTCCTTTAGAGTAA
- the prcB gene encoding proteasome subunit beta — MTSLPHTGAAPGLEASFLAHLQQHQPQLVPAPVTGLAETPVPHATTIVALLYQGGVIMAGDRRATMGTTIASSRMEKVFPADTHSVVGVSGAAGIALDMARLFAVELEHYEKIEGTELSLLGKANRLAALVRAQLPALSQGLVALPLFAGVDAITGAARIISFDITGGRYQEHHHHTIGSGSPYARGSLKKLWSPGLAEDDALRVAVHALIDAADDDAATSGPDSRRRIWPVVYTVTADGNERVDEARVASVAEQIMDQRGDDRS; from the coding sequence GTGACCTCGCTGCCGCACACCGGAGCCGCACCAGGTTTGGAGGCGTCCTTCCTCGCCCACCTGCAGCAGCACCAGCCGCAGTTGGTTCCGGCCCCGGTGACGGGGCTCGCCGAAACACCGGTTCCCCACGCCACCACGATCGTCGCTCTGTTGTATCAGGGCGGCGTCATCATGGCGGGGGACCGACGCGCCACCATGGGCACCACCATCGCCTCATCGCGAATGGAGAAGGTCTTCCCGGCGGACACCCACTCGGTGGTCGGGGTATCCGGTGCCGCCGGTATCGCTCTGGACATGGCGCGTCTTTTCGCTGTTGAGCTCGAGCATTACGAGAAGATCGAAGGCACCGAACTCTCCCTATTGGGTAAAGCTAACCGCCTGGCGGCCCTGGTACGTGCCCAATTACCGGCCCTGAGCCAGGGACTCGTCGCACTGCCACTCTTTGCCGGCGTCGATGCCATCACCGGTGCGGCCCGGATTATCAGCTTCGACATCACCGGCGGGCGTTACCAGGAGCACCATCACCACACCATCGGCTCCGGTTCGCCCTATGCTCGCGGCTCACTGAAAAAGCTGTGGTCGCCCGGGCTCGCCGAAGACGATGCCCTGCGCGTGGCTGTGCACGCCCTGATTGATGCAGCTGACGACGACGCTGCCACATCCGGGCCCGACTCACGCCGCCGCATCTGGCCGGTGGTGTACACGGTGACCGCGGACGGAAATGAACGGGTCGACGAGGCACGTGTTGCGTCCGTCGCCGAACAGATTATGGACCAGCGGGGAGACGATCGATCATGA
- a CDS encoding FKBP-type peptidyl-prolyl cis-trans isomerase, with protein MSFGQRNYDRTRPEIEFPGDTPPSDLVIEDLIEGTGAAVTPGDAISCHYVGVAWSTGAEFDASWNRGTPLSFTAGIGQVIKGWDDGLIGMKVGGRRRLEIPPHLAYGDRGAGADIGPGETLIFVVDLVEVN; from the coding sequence ATGTCATTCGGACAGCGCAACTACGATCGCACCCGCCCGGAGATCGAATTCCCCGGCGATACCCCGCCCAGTGACCTTGTCATCGAGGACCTGATTGAAGGCACCGGCGCCGCGGTGACTCCCGGCGACGCCATCTCCTGCCACTATGTCGGCGTGGCCTGGTCCACCGGTGCCGAGTTCGATGCCTCGTGGAATCGCGGCACCCCACTGTCGTTCACCGCGGGCATTGGCCAGGTCATCAAGGGGTGGGACGACGGACTGATCGGTATGAAGGTCGGTGGCCGCCGCCGCCTGGAGATCCCCCCGCACCTGGCCTACGGCGATCGTGGCGCGGGCGCCGATATCGGCCCCGGCGAGACCCTGATCTTCGTGGTCGATCTGGTCGAGGTGAACTGA
- a CDS encoding twin-arginine translocase TatA/TatE family subunit, whose protein sequence is MPRGWPLVIIIILALLLFAAPKLPAMARNLGQSMRILKSEVKQMRTEDDDKPSSSSSRTDAVEGTVVDHDQPRSTGEKSSRPEADGTGKSK, encoded by the coding sequence ATGCCTCGCGGTTGGCCCTTGGTCATCATCATCATCCTCGCCCTCTTGCTCTTCGCCGCACCGAAGCTGCCCGCCATGGCACGCAACCTGGGGCAGTCCATGCGCATCCTGAAGTCCGAGGTGAAGCAGATGCGCACCGAAGATGACGACAAGCCATCGTCCTCGTCTTCCCGCACCGACGCGGTGGAAGGCACCGTCGTTGACCACGACCAGCCGCGCTCCACCGGTGAGAAGTCCTCCCGCCCGGAGGCCGACGGCACAGGGAAGTCGAAGTAG
- the dop gene encoding depupylase/deamidase Dop, whose protein sequence is MTPQPSPNGSHAWRGLPEIIPTEAAARIPDGADTAGWGVHRVMGLETEFGIHAPAQPGAGHSVLSIELVNAYGQRIRSGGGSVAGTEWDYGEESPLTDARGWQLPRSAAHPTQLTDRALTDNDGQPVNLLLNVLLPNGARFYVDHAHPEYSSPETTNPWDAMIWDQAGDRIAQAAADQIGLAEGAPEVLVYKNNTDNKSVSYGAHENYLIPRSLDFEDLARQLIPFFVSRQVICGAGRVGLGQTGTRAGFQISQRADFFEEEIGLETTIRRPIINTRDEPHAAAERYRRLHVIIGDANLSQTATWLRCGMTALVLSMIELGTCPRIQLADPVTALQTISHDPTLQATVTVYGRGEHTGVDLLEIYLEAAEAHVERFGMTDPQTMQVLRSWREILDQLRINPLALSDRLDWVAKYQLLSGLRDRHGLDWDHPKLGMLDLQYADLRPGKGLYQALVRRGSMTTLVNEDTISRAVQFPPDDTRAWLRGRVIDLFEPHLAGVSWDTLVLRPHREGRVHRYVLREPLRGRAADVGALLATDVHLDAPETSDAALTQLINLLERLTVAAPAPGFIEP, encoded by the coding sequence ATGACCCCTCAGCCGTCCCCGAACGGGAGCCATGCTTGGCGTGGGCTTCCGGAGATCATCCCTACCGAAGCCGCGGCGCGGATTCCCGATGGGGCCGACACCGCCGGATGGGGCGTTCACCGCGTCATGGGGCTAGAAACTGAGTTTGGCATCCATGCCCCAGCGCAACCCGGGGCCGGTCATTCCGTGCTGTCCATCGAATTGGTCAATGCCTACGGCCAACGCATCCGGTCCGGTGGCGGTTCCGTGGCCGGCACCGAATGGGACTATGGCGAAGAATCACCGTTGACCGACGCCCGTGGCTGGCAGCTGCCCCGGTCCGCAGCGCACCCTACCCAGCTCACCGACCGGGCTCTGACCGATAATGATGGGCAGCCGGTGAATCTGTTGCTCAACGTCTTGCTGCCCAACGGGGCCCGGTTCTATGTGGACCACGCCCACCCTGAATACTCTTCCCCAGAGACCACGAATCCCTGGGACGCGATGATCTGGGACCAGGCGGGAGACCGCATCGCCCAGGCCGCAGCCGACCAGATCGGCCTCGCCGAAGGCGCCCCCGAAGTGTTGGTCTACAAAAACAACACCGACAACAAGTCGGTGTCCTATGGCGCCCACGAGAACTACTTGATCCCGCGTAGCCTCGATTTCGAGGACCTCGCGCGGCAACTCATCCCGTTCTTCGTCTCTCGTCAGGTGATCTGCGGCGCCGGTCGCGTCGGGCTCGGCCAGACCGGAACCCGTGCCGGGTTCCAGATTTCACAGCGCGCCGATTTCTTCGAAGAGGAGATCGGCCTAGAGACCACCATCCGGCGTCCGATCATCAACACTCGAGATGAGCCACACGCCGCCGCCGAACGCTACCGGCGTCTCCACGTCATCATCGGGGACGCGAACCTGTCACAGACCGCTACCTGGCTGCGTTGCGGGATGACCGCTCTGGTGCTCTCCATGATCGAGTTGGGCACGTGCCCCCGCATCCAACTGGCTGATCCGGTGACGGCGCTCCAGACCATCAGCCACGACCCGACCCTGCAGGCAACGGTGACCGTCTACGGGCGCGGCGAGCACACGGGGGTCGACCTGCTGGAAATCTATCTTGAGGCGGCCGAGGCCCACGTTGAACGCTTCGGCATGACCGATCCGCAGACCATGCAGGTTCTGCGCAGTTGGCGCGAAATCCTCGATCAGCTTCGCATCAACCCCCTGGCGCTCTCCGATCGTCTGGACTGGGTAGCCAAGTACCAATTGCTCTCGGGCCTGCGCGACCGGCACGGCCTGGACTGGGACCACCCGAAGCTGGGCATGCTCGACCTGCAATATGCCGATCTGCGTCCCGGAAAGGGTCTCTACCAAGCCTTGGTCCGCCGGGGCTCCATGACCACCTTGGTCAACGAGGACACGATCTCCCGTGCCGTGCAGTTCCCGCCCGACGACACCCGGGCTTGGCTCCGCGGTCGTGTCATCGACTTGTTCGAGCCCCATCTGGCCGGAGTGAGCTGGGATACTCTGGTCCTCAGACCTCACCGCGAAGGCCGCGTCCACCGCTATGTGCTCCGGGAGCCCCTGCGCGGGCGAGCCGCCGACGTCGGCGCACTGTTGGCCACCGACGTCCACCTCGACGCACCAGAAACCAGCGACGCCGCACTGACCCAACTGATCAACTTACTGGAACGGCTCACGGTAGCCGCACCAGCCCCGGGCTTCATCGAGCCCTAG
- a CDS encoding ubiquitin-like protein Pup, with the protein MSQQNFSSNTSRDDDQPTPEAAPAAQAQVPSNDLDSLLDEIDTVLESNAEEFVRGFVQKGGQ; encoded by the coding sequence ATGTCACAGCAGAACTTCTCATCCAACACCTCGCGCGACGACGACCAGCCCACGCCGGAAGCCGCTCCCGCCGCACAGGCGCAGGTGCCCAGCAACGATCTCGACTCCCTGCTTGACGAAATCGACACCGTGTTGGAATCCAACGCCGAAGAGTTCGTGCGCGGATTCGTCCAGAAGGGCGGCCAGTGA
- a CDS encoding FKBP-type peptidyl-prolyl cis-trans isomerase produces MALKRPRTRRLALAAGTTLTALLLFTGCSSPQGTGDVEALDVVDFSVNEDGGPEVSLDGEITAQETSSRVLHEGDGENIENGEIALVSTALVDAESGEVSAENFTASTEAVIVNDTLQESNDVLYNILTENPVGTQIAYYVTSAAEDEEATAANSQLMVFEIAGKTQSHADGEVVPEDELNSDLPSVTRDEETGEPTIATPEGDAPSELVTDVLIQGDGETVEAEDYVTVQYRGVSWSNGEEFDSSWSGGAPYSASLSQMISGWRDGLSGQQVGSQVLISVPPAEAYGELDEDAEEGTQHELAGETLVFVVDILHTQHPMPAETDDTTESEDGATEEPSEEATDESTEEN; encoded by the coding sequence ATGGCACTGAAACGCCCCCGCACCCGCCGCCTCGCTTTAGCGGCGGGCACCACGCTCACAGCCCTGCTGCTGTTCACCGGCTGCTCGTCGCCGCAAGGCACCGGCGATGTCGAGGCTCTCGACGTGGTCGATTTCTCCGTCAACGAGGACGGCGGCCCCGAAGTATCGCTCGACGGCGAAATCACTGCCCAGGAAACCTCCTCGCGTGTGCTGCACGAGGGCGATGGGGAGAACATCGAAAACGGCGAGATCGCCCTGGTCAGCACCGCCCTGGTCGATGCCGAATCGGGCGAGGTCAGCGCCGAGAACTTCACTGCTTCCACCGAGGCCGTCATCGTCAACGACACCCTGCAGGAGAGCAATGATGTGCTCTACAACATCCTGACCGAGAACCCGGTCGGTACGCAGATCGCCTACTACGTGACCAGCGCGGCCGAGGACGAGGAAGCCACTGCTGCCAATTCCCAGCTCATGGTCTTCGAAATCGCGGGCAAGACTCAGTCACACGCCGACGGCGAAGTCGTTCCGGAAGACGAGCTCAACAGTGATCTCCCCAGCGTCACCCGTGATGAGGAGACCGGTGAGCCCACCATCGCCACCCCCGAAGGCGATGCCCCCTCCGAGCTGGTCACCGATGTACTGATCCAGGGCGACGGCGAAACCGTGGAAGCCGAAGACTACGTCACTGTTCAGTACCGCGGCGTTTCCTGGTCCAACGGCGAAGAATTCGATTCCTCCTGGTCGGGCGGAGCACCCTACTCGGCCTCGCTGAGCCAGATGATTTCCGGCTGGCGAGACGGCCTTTCCGGCCAACAAGTCGGTTCCCAGGTGCTCATTTCTGTGCCCCCGGCCGAAGCCTACGGCGAACTGGACGAGGACGCCGAGGAAGGCACCCAGCACGAGCTGGCCGGTGAGACCCTGGTCTTCGTCGTCGATATCCTGCATACCCAGCACCCGATGCCGGCCGAAACCGATGACACCACGGAGTCTGAAGACGGCGCCACGGAAGAACCATCCGAAGAAGCAACCGACGAGTCCACCGAGGAGAACTGA